The proteins below are encoded in one region of Manis javanica isolate MJ-LG chromosome 8, MJ_LKY, whole genome shotgun sequence:
- the CBLN3 gene encoding cerebellin-3, whose amino-acid sequence MLGAKPHWPLGLPPSHPLPLALMLLALGTGRAQEGADTVLLEGECLVVCEPAAAGGPGGAALGEAPPGRVAFAAVRSHHHEPAGEISNGTSGAIYFDQVLVNEGGGFDRASGSFVAPVRGVYSFRFHVVKVYNRQTVQVSLMLNTWPVISAFANDPDVTREAATSSVLLPLDPGDRVSLRLRRGNLLGGWKYSSFSGFLIFPL is encoded by the exons CCTAATGCTTCTGGCCCTGGGGACTGGGCGGGCCCAAGAGGGAGCAGACACCGTCCTCCTGGAGGGGGAGTGCCTGGTAGTCTGCGAACCAGCCGCTGCAGGGGGGCCTGGGGGAGCAGCCCTGGGAGAGGCACCTCCTGGAAGAGTGGCATTTGCTGCAGTCCGAAGCCACCACCATGAGCCAGCAGGGGAGATCAGCAATGGCACCAGTGGGGCCATCTACTTCGATCAG GTCCTGGTGAACGAGGGTGGTGGCTTTGACCGGGCCTCAGGCTCCTTCGTGGCCCCTGTCCGGGGTGTCTACAGCTTCCGATTCCATGTGGTGAAGGTGTACAACCGCCAAACTGTCCAG GTAAGCCTGATGCTGAACACATGGCCTGTCATCTCAGCCTTTGCCAACGACCCTGATGTGACCCGGGAGGCAGCCACTAGCTCTGTGTTACTCCCACTTGACCCTGGGGACAGGGTGTCCCTGCGCCTGCGTCGGGGGAACCTCCTGGGTGGCTGGAAGTATTCAAGCTTCTCTGGCTTCCTCATCTTCCCTCTCTGA
- the NYNRIN gene encoding LOW QUALITY PROTEIN: protein NYNRIN (The sequence of the model RefSeq protein was modified relative to this genomic sequence to represent the inferred CDS: inserted 18 bases in 15 codons; deleted 6 bases in 4 codons; substituted 11 bases at 11 genomic stop codons): MLTTPLGDLGGPDLPSSSAGRKAALQNCLRAETPQKVMSLLVVSGSWGAKDKASPGFPQIEIGLPLMSTPXLQAGSELGDQGSVQWDCKGPEEGPLSAPLSGQGVPTAEGRTVTGGLTAQSVHDAQTVPETLQVPMTTIVPTAQTPPTNQVQSAVPQVPTAQVMPAVPTEPAAPEVPSASKKPAAQVSTVQKAAMGPPVSAVQMVPAPPKTPPAQKMTAAKTSPAGPQACKAQTGSASKTGSTAPKTPVAPKSSKAPKMPAAQKVPPEPGPXLSCNKLLSEVQPSARGXASFPKGQGEVGRQGPQSGSKLAPSGKQQPQVDGLPGAWKGSAKQPPCHPQTKSPATSFQRCHEALKTPFKLNLLRDLGSQGFPVVIXSTVAMVHGPQHFSFCCGIAMXLQSFWNRGHSEXFVPTWQLKKNWRVRGLLHTPSQLENGKKITTYDCRFLVKLAEETDGIIVTNEQLHILMNKSKKLMVKDRLLPFTFAGDLFMVPNDPLGHDGPILDKFLKKSSRLDTNMDSFLPVWKPLPPAXAGLSELRNDAAPGPLESLQSVEEVREEEEEGQVRQEQAEEDGLDSSLASGFRVECPSLSEXLQCLSLHXPPPGALTSISCXLLLFPTWDRKAISQXACAHRAQLTIPNNFTVLSFMGFMDSHQDVILNYEAFVGPLHSCLKQKPSWQWDWELEKAFLVLSEXALVFTLCQSAPNSQLPFHLQVTVSQVALMATLYQEHSGRKHPIAYTPKPLFPDEESEGPQLGGDSPYAELGPQIKHFSCCTGDTPVVLDLSCASQTEVQDAXSVSKALLIRWSLSVQHKGKRALELTLFQGLLGENRLRTPTSSVPHFFQVLPPFSDLXHFVGIHMSADCFNQEDKWYAGFGLYVLSPTSPPASLSFSCSTYTPTYAHLAAVAXGLECCGQSHLLVVFLTHCNWTFSLLXELLPLWRAPGFLSSDGALLPHPSLLSCITSLTSGLSSLPFINXISYRGSLFAMIVDALAKQGVQGVGQQWDLPENAPVPIVSPHAMAKRPGLLALQPSDGTWAXIIARLRAGQKLSGSSPFSXCFYSCNLYKESSLFKGXXKPRVWVLPRQLCRDLIFSVGDLPPGAPQRPKETYKKLWLLGWWPGMQEYMNNYCRSCSFCIPXNLIGSELKVIESLWPLRWTTPWLNLQIEVVGPVNIGEEGHKHVLTAASPNTRWVEAFPLKPYTHTPVTQVLLQHVFARWGVPVRIVAAQGPQFAQHVLMSCGLVLGAQVASLSXQFPCLTSSEAHGEFKRVLKDFIFLHSKKWAAFLRLLHLAFRASSSQATPVQILTGAQVKWAEPLWWELSSTNIEGLKMDVFLPQLIGELLEMHGGXQGKXKGENRSFKQERQEKVWNVGDQVLLLSLPRNGSSDKWVGSFYMGDWLSLSLDRVXGFPTPEKLGCIYLSSLMKAFAKSRTLLAFEDLEQGLGLWRHTCPRALGFCSWASPCPSRGLTAPPGASIVPFVEKSIHTALLNCLELGTPVWGIGRICQRLSDLCLWLSYPGKQKVPLVR, from the exons ATGCTCACCACCCCCCTGGGGGATCTGGGAG GTCCTGATCTGCCCTCTTCATCAGCAGGAAGAAAGGCAGCCCTACAAAATTGCCTGAGGGCAGAGACCCCCCAAAAAGTCATGAGTTTATTGGTGGTCTCAGGTAGCTGGGGTGCAAAGGACAAGGCTAGCCCAGGATTTCCACAGATAGAAATAGGGCTACCTTTGATGTCTACAC CACTCCAAGCTGGGAGTGAGCTGGGGGATCAAGGAAGTGTGCAGTGGGATTGTAAGGGGCCAGAAGAGGGgcccctctcagcaccactctcaGGGCAAGGGGTGCCTACTGCTGAAGGGAGGACTGTGACG GGGGGGCTGACAGCTCAGTCAGTACATGATGCTCAAACAGTGCCTGAAACTCTCCAAGTGCCCATGACTACCATAGTGCCCACAGCTCAAACCCCACCCACAAATCAAGTACAGTCTGCAGTCCCCCAAGTGCCTACAGCTCAGGTGATGCCAGCTGTCCCCACAGAACCTGCAGCACCTGAAGTGCCTTCTGCTTCAAAAAAGCCAGCAGCTCAAGTGTCCACCGTTCAAAAGGCAGCCATGGGTCCACCAGTGTCTGCAGTTCAAATGGTACCTGCACCTCCCAAAACTCCTCCTGCTCAGAAAATGACTGCAGCGAAAACATCACCTGCAGGTCCGCAGGCCTGCAAAGCTCAAACTGGGTCTGCCTCTAAAACAGGGTCCACAGCCCCCAAAACACCTGTGGCCCCCAAATCCTCCAAAGCTCCGAAAATGCCTGCAGCTCAGAAGGTGCCCCCAGAGCCAGGGC GCCTTTCATGCAACAAACTCCTGAGCGAGGTCCAGCCTTCAGCAAGGG ATGCCTCCTTCCCAAAGGGCCAgggggaggtgggaaggcagggtCCCCAGTCTGGCAGCAAGTTGGCTCCCAGTGGTAAGCAACAACCTCAGGTCGATGGGCTCCCCGGGGCTTGGAAGGGGTCC GCAAAGCAGCCACCTTGCCATCCACAGACAAAGAGCCCAGCGACCAGCTTCCAGAGGTGCCATGAGGCCCTGAAAACACCCTTCAAGCTGAACCTATTAAGGGATCTTGGGAGCCAGGGGTTCCCTGTGGTCAT GAGCACTGTGGCCATGGT GCATGGCCCCCAGCATTTCTCCTTCTGCTGTGGAATTGCCA TGTTGCAGTCTTTCTGGAACCGGGGGCACTCAG TGTTTGTACCCACTTGGCAGCTGAAGAAGAACTGGAGGGTGAGAGGTCTACTGCATACCCCCTCCCAGCTTGAGAATGGCAAGAAGATCACCACCTACGATTGTAG GTTCTTAGTGAAGCTGGCAGAGGAGACAGATGGCATCATCGTCACCAATGAGCAGCTCCACATCCTCATGAATAAATCTAAGAAACTGATGGTCAAAGATCG CCTGCTGCCCTTCACCTTTGCAGGAGATCTTTTCATGGTGCCCAATGACCCCCTGGGCCATGATGGTCCCATCCTAGATAAGTTTCTAAAGAAGTCAAGCAG GCTGGACACCAACATGGACAGCTTCCTGCCAGTGTGGAAGCCTCTTCCCCCAG TGGCTGGCCTCTCTGAGCTGAGGAATGATgctgcccctgggcccctggaGAGTCTGCAGAGTGTGGAAGAagtcagggaggaggaggaggaggggcaggtgaggcagGAGCAGGCTGAGGAAGATGGCCTGGACTCGTCGCTGGCTTCGGGGTTCAGGGTTGAGTGCCCTTCCCTTTCAG TCCTCCAGTGTCTAAGCCTCC AACCCCCTCCTGGGGCCCTAACATCCATCTCCTGCTAGCTGTTGCTTTTCCCTACCTGGGATAGGAAGGCCATCTCCCAGTAGGCTTGCGCTCACCGGGCCCAGCTGACCATCCCCAACAACTTCACCGTGCTCTCCTTTATGGGGTTCATGGACTCCCACCAGGATGTCATCCTCAACTACGAGGCCTTTGTGGGTCCCCTGCACAGCTGCCTCAAGCAGAAGCCCAGCTGGCAGTGGGACTGGGAGCTCGAGAAGGCCTTCCTCGTCCTGAGTGAGTGAGCCTTGGTGTTCACCCTCTGCCAGTCAGCACCCAACTCCCAGCTGCCTTTCCACCTGCAGGTGACAGTGAGCCAAGTGGCCCTAATGGCCACTCTCTATCAGGAGCACTCAGGGAGGAAGCACCCCATAGCCTATACCCCAAAGCCCCTCTTTCCTGATGAGGAAAGTGAGGGCCCCCAGTTAGGGGGAGACAGCCCCTACGCTGAACTGGGCCCTCAAATCAAGCATTTTTCCTGCTGCACTGGAGACACCCCAGTGGTCCTGGACCTTTCCTGTGCCTCCCAGACCGAGGTGCAGGATG GCAGTGTTTCCAAAGCATTGTTGATCCGATGGTCCCTCTCAGTGCAGCACAAAGGCAAGAGGGCCCTGGAATTGACGCTCTTCCAAGGCCTGCTGGGGGAAAACCGGCTGCGGACACCCACGTCCTCAGTGCCTCACTTTTTCCAGGTTCTGCCTCCTTTTTCTGACC TTCACTTTGTCGGCATCCACATGTCCGCTGACTGCTTTAACCAGGAGGACAAGTGGTATGCTGGCTTTGGTCTCTATGTCCTGTCCCCCACCAGC CcccctgcctccctttccttctcttgcTCCACTTACACACCCACCTATGCCCACCTGGCAGCTGTGG TGGGGCTAGAGTGCTGTGGTCAGTCCCACCTGCTTGTGGTTTTCCTCACACATTGCAACTGGACCTTCAGTCTCCTCTGAGAGCTCCTGCCCCTGTGGAGGGCTCCGGGTTTCCTCTCCTCTGATGGGGCTCTGCTACCTCACCCAAGCCTGCTCTCCTGCATCACATCCCTCACCTCTGgcctctcctcccttccattTATCAACTGAATCTCCTACAGGGGCTCCCTTTTTGCCATGATAGTAGATGCCCTGGCCAAGCAGGGTGTGCAGGGGGTGGG CCAGCAGTGGGACTTGCCAGAGAATGCACCTGTCCCCATTGTTTCCCCCCATGCCATGGCCAAGAGGCCTGGCTTGCTGGCATTGCAGCCGAGTGATGGCACCTGGG ATATCATTGCCAGGCTGAGGGCTGGGCAGAAATTGTCTGGCTCCTCACCCTTCAG CTGCTTTTACTCATGCAACCTCTACAAGGAGAGTAGCCTGTTCAAAGGGTAGTAGAAGCCCAGGGTCTGGGTGCTTCCGAGGCAGCTGTGCAGGGATCTGATTTTCTCTGTGGGCGACCTCCCCCCGGGGGCCCCCCAGAGGCCCAAGGAGACTTACAAGAAGTTGTGGTTGCTGGGGTGGTGGCCTGGGATGCAGGAGTACATGAATAATTACTGCAGGAGCTGCTCATTCTGCATCCCCTGAAATCTCATAGGCAGTGAGCTGAAAGTTATTGAATCCCTGTGGCCCCTCAGGTGGACCACCCCCTGGTTGAACCTACAGATCGAGGTGGTGGGCCCTGTCAACATAGGTGAGGAGGGCCACAAGCATGTGCTGACTGCAGCCAGCCCCAACACCAGGTGGGTGGAGGCATTCCCACTGAAGCCCTACACCCACACCCCTGTGACTCAGGTGCTGCTTCAGCATGTGTTTGCCAGGTGGGGTGTTCCGGTGAGGATTGTGGCTGCCCAGGGCCCCCAGTTT GCCCAGCATGTCCTGATGAGCTGTGGGCTGGTGCTGGGAGCCCAGGTGGCCTCCCTGAG TCAGTTCCCCTGCCTGACCAGCTCAGAGGCCCATGGGGAATTCAAGAGGGTCCTCAAGGATTTCATCTTCCTGCACAGCAAGAAGTGGGCAGCTTTCCTGCGCCTACTGCACCTAGCCTTCAGGGCCTCCTCCTCCCAGGCCACGCCGGTCCAGATCCTGACCGGGGCCCAAGTGAAGTGGGCTGAGCCCCTGTGGTGGGAGCTGAGCAGTACAAATATCGAAGGGCTCAAGATGGACGTTTTCCTGCCACAGCTGATTGGGGAGCTGCTGGAGATGCACGGTGGGTGACAAGGGAAGTGAAAAGGTGAGAACAGGAGTTTCAAGCAGGAGAGACAGGAGAAGGTGTGGAATGTGGGCGACCAGGTTCTCTTGCTGTCCCTCCCCAGGAATGGAAGCAGTGACAAATGGGTGGGTTCCTTCTATATGGGAGACTGGCTCAGCTTGTCTCTCGACAGGGTCTAGGGCTTCCCAACCCCAGAGAAGCTTGGGTGCATCTATCTTAGCAGTCTGATGAAGGCCTTTGCCAAGAGTCGTACGCTCCTGGCCTTCGAGGACTTGGAGCAGGGACTGGGGTTGTGGAGGCATacctgccccagggccctgggcttcTGCAGCtgggcctctccctgccccagcagAGGTCTCACAGCCCCCCCAGGGGCCTCTATTGTGCCTTTTGTAGAGAAGTCAATTCATACAGCTTTGCTGAATTGTCTTGAACTGGGTACCCCAGTTTGGGGTATTGGGAGAATCTGCCAAAGGCTGTCAGATCTGTGCCTCTGGCTATCTTACCCCGGGAAGCAGAAAGTCCCCTTAGTAAGGTAG